The Deltaproteobacteria bacterium genome includes the window ACCCAAAGCCCAGAAAGGAAAGGCACTTATCCCCCAAATTCCTTCCGGAGCATTTTTCTGCACGGCAACCAGAGATTCGAGGGTTCCACTTTCCAGTTCGAAGTGGGTTATTTTTTTAAAATAGTCCTGTTTCTGGGCCATTTTAACAAAGCGGGGCCATTCCTTTGCGCCGAGATGACTTACGCAAACCTCTGTCTTGGCCGCAAGGACGGTTCGTAAATAGGGGCCGTAATCGCCCATTTTTTTCGCCAGAAAAATCTCTCCCGCGGGCTCAGCGTCCGGTTTTAACCTCCGCAACTCTTCCCAAAAATATTTCACCCAATTCCGCCCAATTTTAGATTCCTGAGCCAGGAGAAAGAATTTTTTTTGAGGGAATTGGGCGGCCGTTCGAACAGCAGCTCTCTGAAAGGCTTCCGGGGCAGGGCTGATCCAAAACAGGCTAGCCGGTTCTGCTCCGGTCGAGATCGTTTCCATAAAATCAATAGGGAAAACCAAAAAGGGAAGTCTTTCCTCCTGAGCCAACTTCGCCACCGGAAGAATAGCCTCTTTGGCCATGGCCCCCAGAAGAAAATGCAGTTGCTCTTCTAAAATAATCTTGTGTAACTCCTTGAGTTCCTTCTCCCCGGTGTGAAGGCCTTGCCTCAGGACAAGTAAGAATTGAA containing:
- a CDS encoding ABC transporter substrate-binding protein — protein: MEALPWPGRRVKIRYGVIPFCFFLLFSLAAKAWGVEPVKIGLLMPPQEFNTSASQPYLRGAEMAVAELNAREGKQGIQFLLVLRQGLHTGEKELKELHKIILEEQLHFLLGAMAKEAILPVAKLAQEERLPFLVFPIDFMETISTGAEPASLFWISPAPEAFQRAAVRTAAQFPQKKFFLLAQESKIGRNWVKYFWEELRRLKPDAEPAGEIFLAKKMGDYGPYLRTVLAAKTEVCVSHLGAKEWPRFVKMAQKQDYFKKITHFELESGTLESLVAVQKNAPEGIWGISAFPFWALGWQETKEFVSHYREKNHSYPGLEALSGYVSIYALVEAMKKGGSLNPERVLRILPGLSFRTPIGPLAIRPTDHRALWPIWCGASKFISDYPFAILGDLKAFGPDSFQP